In Microtus ochrogaster isolate Prairie Vole_2 unplaced genomic scaffold, MicOch1.0 UNK85, whole genome shotgun sequence, a single genomic region encodes these proteins:
- the Emd gene encoding emerin → MDDYAVLSDTELAAVLRQYNIPHGPIVGSTRKLYEKKIFEYETQRRRLSPPNSSSSSFSYRFSDLDSASVDSDMYDLPKKEDALLYQSKDYNDDYYEESYLTTRTYGEPESVGMSKSFRQPGTSLADTHAFHHQVRDDIFSSSEEEGKDRERPIYGRDSAYQSIAHYRPISNVSRSSLGLSYYPKSSTSSVSSSSSSPTSWLARRAIRPEKQAPVAALGQDRHVPLWGQLLLFLVFAAFLLFVYYSIQAEEGNPFWMDP, encoded by the exons ATGGACGACTATGCGGTTTTGTCCGACACTGAGCTGGCCGCCGTCCTACGCCAGTACAACATCCCGCATGGGCCTATCGTGG GCTCCACTCGCAAGCTCTAcgaaaagaaaatctttgagtATGAGACCCAGAGACGGAGGCTCTCGCCCCCCAactcatcatcatcttcattctCCTATCGATTCTCAG ACTTGGATTCAGCCTCAGTGGACTCAGACATGTACGATCTGCCCAAAAAAGAGGACGCCTTACTTTACCAGAGCAAGG ACTATAATGACGACTACTATGAGGAGAGTTATTTGACTACCAGGACATATGGAGAGCCCGAGTCTGTAGGCATGTCCAAGAGCTTCCGCCAGCCGGGGACCTCACTGGCAGATACTCATGCCTTTCATCACCAG GTGCGTGatgatattttctcttcttcagaaGAGGAGGGCAAGGATAG GGAACGCCCCATCTATGGCCGAGACAGTGCCTACCAAAGCATCGCACACTACCGTCCCATTTCCAATGTCTCCAGGAGCTCCCTGGGCTTATCCTATTATCCTAAATCCTCCACCTCTTCTGtgtcctcctcttcatcttctcccACTTCATGGCTTGCCCGACGTGCCATCAGGCCAGAAAAGCAGGCCCCTGTTGCTGCTTTGGGCCAGGATCGCCACGTTCCACTCTGGGGTCAGCTATTGCTCTTCCTGGTCTTTGCTGCTTTCCTGCTCTTTGTTTACTACTCCATACAAGCTGAAGAAGGCAACCCTTTCTGGATGGATCCCTGA